A part of Maridesulfovibrio hydrothermalis AM13 = DSM 14728 genomic DNA contains:
- a CDS encoding bactofilin family protein, producing MAKDEINAFLGSGTDYQGKLNFQGAVRIDGNFNGEVESEGTLVVGKEARVEGVLKVGQLVLSGKVHGEVYASEKAVLHKTANLQGNLVTPVLVVEEGAVLEGRVTMSSTPSEAGEPENQEIS from the coding sequence ATGGCAAAAGACGAAATAAATGCTTTTTTAGGCAGTGGAACTGATTATCAGGGAAAGCTTAATTTTCAGGGCGCAGTCCGTATCGACGGCAATTTCAACGGAGAAGTGGAGTCCGAAGGGACTCTGGTTGTCGGTAAGGAAGCCCGGGTTGAAGGCGTTTTAAAGGTGGGTCAGCTGGTGCTGAGTGGAAAGGTTCACGGTGAAGTATATGCCAGTGAAAAGGCAGTTCTTCACAAGACCGCAAATCTTCAGGGCAACCTCGTTACTCCAGTGCTTGTTGTGGAGGAGGGAGCTGTTCTCGAAGGGCGTGTAACTATGAGTTCTACGCCTTCTGAAGCGGGTGAGCCTGAAAATCAAGAAATTAGTTAA
- a CDS encoding ATP synthase F0 subunit B, with amino-acid sequence MIDLDISFFIQLANFIITLLVLNLLMFRPIREIIRKRGELMSDQLSKVENFTGQASSKVKDYEAALDSARKEGMEIRNNFKDQGAAQEQALLAEAGKVAATTMKAAREEVASDKDAAMKVLDGEVEAFAQKVTAKVLG; translated from the coding sequence ATGATTGATTTAGATATTAGCTTTTTTATCCAGTTAGCGAACTTCATCATCACCCTTCTTGTTCTCAACCTTCTCATGTTTCGTCCTATTCGTGAAATCATCAGAAAACGTGGTGAGCTCATGAGCGACCAGCTTTCCAAGGTGGAAAATTTCACAGGACAGGCAAGTTCAAAGGTTAAGGATTACGAAGCTGCTCTGGACAGTGCCCGCAAAGAGGGTATGGAAATCCGGAACAACTTCAAAGATCAGGGTGCTGCTCAGGAACAGGCATTACTCGCAGAAGCAGGCAAGGTTGCAGCGACAACCATGAAGGCGGCACGTGAGGAAGTTGCATCTGATAAAGATGCGGCAATGAAAGTTCTTGACGGCGAAGTTGAAGCTTTTGCTCAGAAGGTTACAGCCAAGGTTCTTGGCTAA
- the atpF gene encoding F0F1 ATP synthase subunit B gives MIMATAALSVLLAAGAAYASGGEGVHEIPWANFGWRVLNLVLVLGILYKFAGEKIAGLFKGRQAGIRQELNDLQSRKEAAEKKLQDVERSIANLEQEKESILSEARSQGEAMKAAIIQKAEQSAEQIKAQAKVSAEQEVNIALDEMRAEMADKVVKAAEKIVKSKLTKAQHENLVDEYLTKVVLN, from the coding sequence ATGATCATGGCAACAGCCGCTCTTTCTGTACTGCTTGCAGCAGGCGCAGCCTACGCAAGCGGCGGAGAAGGGGTGCACGAGATTCCCTGGGCAAACTTCGGTTGGCGTGTACTTAACCTAGTTCTCGTTCTTGGAATACTTTATAAATTCGCAGGCGAAAAAATCGCCGGACTTTTTAAAGGACGCCAGGCAGGAATCAGGCAAGAGCTTAATGATTTGCAGTCTCGTAAAGAGGCGGCAGAGAAAAAGCTCCAAGACGTCGAACGAAGTATTGCCAATCTGGAACAGGAAAAGGAGTCTATCCTTTCCGAAGCCAGATCTCAGGGCGAGGCCATGAAGGCGGCGATTATCCAGAAGGCAGAGCAGAGTGCCGAGCAGATTAAAGCTCAGGCAAAGGTCTCCGCTGAACAGGAAGTTAACATTGCCCTCGACGAAATGCGTGCAGAAATGGCTGATAAAGTCGTTAAAGCAGCTGAGAAAATCGTTAAGAGCAAGCTGACTAAAGCTCAGCATGAGAATCTTGTGGATGAATACTTAACAAAGGTGGTGCTCAATTGA
- a CDS encoding F0F1 ATP synthase subunit delta, whose product MTGNIVSRRYAKALFSVGQKQGDNDLAAYGKALTELSQILEDSPEALRLFQNPVFSAEEKKAVLGKLLEKTSAGPVVNNFCSLLADKGRLACIPEIASDYAGMLDAVQGVVRGKLVTAIKLTVKRQGEIKKRLEDQLKSKLELEFAMDKDILGGVVLKVGDKVLDASIRAQLQMMKEQIKRGV is encoded by the coding sequence TTGACCGGGAACATAGTCTCACGCAGATACGCTAAGGCGCTGTTCTCTGTTGGCCAGAAGCAGGGAGACAATGATCTTGCGGCGTATGGTAAGGCACTGACCGAGTTGTCCCAGATCCTGGAAGATTCCCCGGAGGCCCTGAGGCTCTTCCAGAATCCTGTTTTCAGTGCGGAAGAAAAGAAAGCCGTACTTGGAAAATTGCTTGAGAAGACCTCGGCAGGACCTGTGGTGAATAACTTTTGTAGCCTCCTGGCCGACAAAGGAAGGCTTGCCTGCATTCCTGAAATAGCATCTGACTATGCTGGAATGTTGGACGCCGTTCAGGGTGTCGTCCGTGGCAAACTCGTGACTGCAATCAAACTGACCGTTAAACGTCAGGGTGAAATTAAGAAACGTCTTGAAGATCAGCTTAAAAGCAAACTCGAACTTGAGTTTGCAATGGATAAAGACATCCTCGGTGGTGTTGTTCTGAAAGTTGGAGACAAGGTTCTTGATGCAAGCATTCGCGCACAGCTGCAAATGATGAAAGAACAGATTAAAAGGGGTGTGTAG